One part of the Glycine max cultivar Williams 82 chromosome 14, Glycine_max_v4.0, whole genome shotgun sequence genome encodes these proteins:
- the LOC100816856 gene encoding KRR1 small subunit processome component homolog-like, with amino-acid sequence MEKHSDGENGVEEEPRSLEQKEKRKGKHDKPKPWDDDPNIDHWKIDKFDPSWNDGGMLEVSSFSTLFPQYREKYLQEAWPMVKSSLKEFGVACELNLVEGSMTVSTTRKTRDPYIIIKARDLIKLLSRSIPAPQAIKILDDEMQCDIIKISGMVRNKERFVKRRQHLVGPNSSTLKALEILTGCYILVQGNTVAAMGSFKGLKQVRRIVEECMLNKMHPVYNIKVLMMKKELEKDPALAQENWDRFLPKFKKKNVKQKKVNTKQKKPYTPFPPPQQPSKIDIQLETGEYFLSNKRKSAKIWQEKQEKQAEKTAENKRKREEAFIPPKEPANLVDKSEDANNNVADMAISLKKKTKKFGKRKSEENIDAETYIVGSSEQASGKKPKKQRS; translated from the exons ATGGAAAAGCACTCAGATGGGGAGAATGGCGTAGAAGAAGAACCTCGATCACTTGAGCAGAAGGAGAAGCGAAAGGGGAAGCACGACAAGCCAAAGCCATGGGACGACGACCCAAACATCGACCACTGGAAGATCGACAAGTTCGACCCTTCGTGGAACGACGGCGGCATGCTCGAAGTTAGCTCCTTCTCCACTCTCTTCCCTCAGTACCGCGAAAAGTACCTCCAAGAAGCTTGGCCCATGGTCAAATCCTCACTCAAGGAGTTCGGTGTTGCTTGCGAACTCAACCTC GTTGAGGGTTCCATGACTGTTTCAACCACCAGGAAGACTAGGGACCCCTATATTATCATCAAAGCCAGGGATCTTATCAAGCTTCTATCACGAAGTATTCCTGCTCctcag GCGATAAAAATACTTGACGATGAGATGCAATGTGACATCATTAAAATCAGCGGCATGGTTCGCAATAAG GAGCGATTTGTAAAAAGAAGACAACATCTTGTGGGCCCCAATTCTTCCACCTTGAAG GCTCTTGAAATACTCACTGGCTGCTACATTCTCGTCCAG GGAAACACAGTTGCTGCTATGGGTTCATTCAAAGGCTTGAAGCAAGTCAGAAGAATTGTTGAAGAATGCATGCTGAATAAAATGCATCCTGTATACAACattaag GTTCTTATGATGAAGAAAGAACTTGAAAAGGATCCAGCACTTGCCCAGGAGAACTGGGATAGGTTCCTTCCAAAATTCAAGAA GAAAAATGTTAAGCAAAAGAAGGTTAACACTAAACAGAAGAAACCATACACTCCTTTCCCTCCACCTCAACAGCCCAGTAAG ATTGATATACAATTAGAAACTGGAGAATACTTTTTAAGTAACAAAAGGAAATCAGCAAAGATATGGCAAGAGAAGCAAGAGAAGCAGGCTGAGAAAACTGctgaaaacaaaaggaaaagagaagagGCCTTTATCCCACCCAAG GAGCCTGCAAATCTGGTGGATAAATCTGAGGATGCTAACAATAATGTAGCTGACATGGCAATTTCCTTAAAG aaaaaaacaaagaagttTGGGAAGCGTAAATCTGAAGAAAATATAGATGCCGAGACATATATTGTAGGATCATCAGAACAAGCATCGGGAAAGAAACCCAAGAAGCAAAGGTCTTAA
- the LOC106795727 gene encoding uncharacterized protein, whose amino-acid sequence MKWCDHCCRFSQTRVENIIHESSGKYCSSCTMCGKILLDLGRNPRRIKKRRKSNVKIVKKELDAASKGPLIKEAKQPINSDTTQVSLKIVEESLFSVL is encoded by the exons ATGAAGTGGTGCGATCATTGTTGCAGGTTTTCTCAAACAAGAGTGGAAAACATCATCCATGAATCTTCGGGCAAATATTGCAG CTCTTGCACTATGTGTGGAAAGATTTTATTAGACTTGGGTAGAAATCCtagaagaataaagaaaaggagaaagagcaatgtaaaaattgtgaaaaaagaACTT GATGCAGCTTCTAAGGGTCCTCTGATCAAGGAAGCAAAGCAACCAATTAATTCTGACACAACTCAAGTTTCTCTGAAAATTGTTGAAGAATCGTTGTTCAGTGTGCTGTAG